A portion of the Pedobacter cryoconitis genome contains these proteins:
- a CDS encoding APC family permease — MNKEIEDSSFKRELGLLDGTMLVVGSMIGSGIFIVSADIARQVGSAGWLILIWVLTGLVTVVAAVSYGELSAMFPKAGGQYVYLKEAYNKLIAFLYGWSFFAVIQTGTIAAVGVAFSKFAAYLYEPLSDTNILYSLGSFHLNAAQLVSIVTIVLLTYINSRGVRDSKILQTFLTIIKIFSLLGLIAGGFLIAANTQVWNANWADAWNTRAFDAQNGSWVSIGGTALLSGIAAAMVGSLFSSDAWVGVTFIAGEIKKPERNVGLSLFFGTFIVSVIYISANLMYISVMPLNEIAFAKSDRVAVAAAQYIFGDVGTVTIAVMIMISTFACNNGLIMAGARVYYTMAKDGLFFKKAALLNKSSVPGWALWFQCIWASFLCLTGKYGDLLDYVVIIVMIFYILTIYGIFILRRKRPDLVRPYRAFGYPVLPALYMVVAAAICVALLITKFSTCGWGVLIMLAGIPVYFFSKPKG; from the coding sequence ATGAATAAAGAAATTGAGGATAGCTCTTTTAAGAGAGAGCTTGGTCTTTTAGACGGAACTATGCTTGTTGTAGGTTCCATGATCGGATCGGGGATATTTATTGTAAGTGCTGATATTGCCAGGCAAGTGGGCTCCGCAGGCTGGCTCATCCTGATCTGGGTGTTAACAGGATTGGTAACTGTAGTTGCTGCGGTAAGTTATGGGGAGCTGAGTGCGATGTTCCCAAAAGCGGGTGGTCAGTATGTTTATTTGAAAGAGGCGTATAATAAGCTGATCGCGTTTTTGTATGGGTGGAGCTTTTTTGCAGTCATCCAGACAGGAACAATTGCTGCGGTGGGGGTGGCTTTTTCTAAGTTCGCTGCTTATTTGTATGAGCCTTTGAGTGATACTAATATTTTATATAGTTTAGGGTCTTTTCATCTGAATGCGGCTCAGCTGGTTTCGATTGTGACCATTGTGTTGCTGACTTATATCAATAGCAGGGGGGTGAGGGATAGTAAGATACTCCAGACTTTCCTGACCATTATTAAGATTTTTTCTTTACTTGGTTTAATTGCTGGTGGTTTTTTAATTGCGGCAAATACGCAGGTGTGGAATGCGAATTGGGCTGATGCATGGAATACGAGAGCTTTTGATGCACAAAATGGTTCGTGGGTGTCTATTGGTGGTACTGCTTTGCTCTCTGGAATTGCTGCGGCGATGGTGGGTTCTCTTTTTTCGAGTGATGCGTGGGTTGGGGTAACGTTTATTGCTGGTGAGATTAAAAAGCCTGAGCGTAATGTGGGGCTGAGTTTGTTTTTTGGGACTTTCATTGTGAGTGTGATTTATATTTCAGCGAATTTGATGTATATCTCTGTGATGCCTTTAAATGAGATTGCTTTTGCGAAGTCTGATCGTGTGGCTGTTGCGGCGGCACAATATATTTTTGGTGATGTGGGTACGGTTACTATTGCTGTAATGATCATGATTTCAACTTTTGCTTGTAATAATGGGTTGATCATGGCTGGGGCAAGGGTTTATTATACGATGGCGAAGGATGGGTTGTTTTTTAAGAAGGCGGCTTTGTTGAACAAGTCTAGTGTACCGGGATGGGCCTTGTGGTTCCAGTGTATTTGGGCTTCTTTTCTTTGTTTGACGGGTAAGTATGGTGATTTGCTGGATTATGTGGTGATCATTGTCATGATTTTTTATATTCTGACTATTTATGGGATTTTTATTTTAAGAAGGAAGCGGCCTGATTTGGTACGTCCGTATAGGGCGTTCGGTTATCCGGTGTTGCCGGCTTTGTATATGGTGGTGGCTGCGGCAATTTGTGTGGCGCTGTTGATTACGAAGTTTAGTACGTGTGGGTGGGGGGTGTTGATCATGCTCGCAGGTATACCGGTTTATTTCTTTTCTAAGCCGAAGGGATAA
- a CDS encoding sodium-translocating pyrophosphatase — MNFLQQNLIYFIPLFGLVGILVMAFQSAWVTRQEAGDKNMSELAGYIADGAMAFLKAEWKVLSYFVIIAGILLAWSGTLTGSAANPIHSSPIIAVAFLIGAVFSALAGYLGMRIATKANVRTTQAARTSLAQALKVSFRGGTVMGFGVAGLAILGLGTLFIILYHTFVHPGSPESSAELKKTIEVLAGFSLGAESIALFARVGGGIYTKAADVGADLVGKVEAGIPEDDVRNPATIADNVGDNVGDVAGMGADLFGSYVATILATMVLGQEIVSEDLFGGMAPVLLPMLIAGLGLIFSIVASLFVKINKETDSVQSALNIGNWLSIILTAIASYFAVRWLLPPVMSIRGFEFTQLSVYYAILIGLAVGTLMSLITEYYTAMGNRPVNSIIQQSSTGHATNIIGGLSVGMESTVLPILVLAAGIYASYYFAGFYGVAIAAAGMMATTAMQLAIDAFGPIADNAGGIAEMSGLPKEVRERTDMLDAVGNTTAATGKGFAIASAALTSLALFAAFAGISGITSIDIYKANVLAGLFVGGMIPFIFSSLCIAAVGRAAMAMVQEVRRQFKEIPGIMEYKAKPEYEKCVAISTEASIREMMLPGAIALIVPIIVGFTFGPEVLGGLLAGVTVSGVLMGIFQSNAGGAWDNAKKSFEKGVMIEGKMEYKGSDPHKASVTGDTVGDPFKDTSGPSMNILIKLMSIVSLIIAPHIAVGISNPGTTEIRKEIQISKSTDSKGKIKIDTVKNVTDTLIHP; from the coding sequence ATGAATTTTTTACAACAGAACTTAATTTACTTCATCCCACTATTTGGCCTCGTTGGGATACTAGTTATGGCCTTCCAAAGTGCCTGGGTGACCCGGCAGGAAGCAGGAGACAAAAACATGTCTGAACTCGCAGGTTATATAGCAGATGGCGCTATGGCTTTTTTGAAAGCAGAATGGAAAGTACTCAGTTATTTTGTGATCATAGCAGGAATCTTACTTGCCTGGTCTGGCACACTAACCGGAAGTGCCGCAAACCCCATCCACTCCAGTCCCATTATCGCTGTCGCCTTTCTTATTGGTGCAGTATTTTCAGCCTTAGCAGGCTATTTAGGAATGCGTATTGCTACAAAGGCCAATGTCAGAACCACACAAGCAGCCAGAACAAGCTTAGCGCAGGCACTAAAAGTTTCCTTCAGAGGAGGAACAGTGATGGGATTTGGTGTTGCAGGCCTGGCCATTCTCGGTCTGGGTACCCTGTTCATTATCCTTTACCACACCTTCGTACACCCTGGCTCTCCGGAATCTTCAGCAGAATTGAAAAAGACTATTGAAGTACTTGCAGGTTTCTCACTAGGTGCAGAAAGTATTGCCCTTTTTGCCAGAGTTGGCGGAGGGATTTATACCAAAGCAGCAGATGTTGGCGCTGACCTTGTAGGAAAAGTAGAAGCAGGGATCCCAGAAGACGATGTACGTAACCCTGCTACTATTGCAGATAACGTAGGTGATAATGTTGGCGACGTAGCCGGTATGGGCGCAGATTTATTCGGCTCTTACGTTGCAACAATTCTGGCGACCATGGTATTAGGGCAAGAAATTGTTTCGGAGGATTTGTTCGGAGGTATGGCCCCCGTACTCTTACCTATGCTGATTGCAGGACTAGGATTAATTTTCTCAATCGTAGCCTCCCTGTTTGTTAAAATCAATAAAGAAACCGATAGCGTACAAAGCGCATTGAATATAGGAAACTGGTTATCTATCATCCTAACCGCAATCGCCTCTTACTTCGCCGTTCGCTGGCTGCTACCTCCGGTTATGTCTATCCGCGGATTTGAATTTACTCAGCTATCCGTTTACTATGCCATACTCATCGGTTTGGCAGTAGGTACACTTATGAGCCTGATCACAGAATACTATACCGCGATGGGCAACCGTCCGGTAAACTCAATTATTCAGCAATCCTCTACAGGACATGCAACCAACATTATTGGCGGACTTTCAGTAGGTATGGAATCCACAGTATTACCCATTCTGGTACTGGCGGCAGGAATATATGCCTCTTATTACTTTGCAGGCTTTTATGGTGTGGCTATTGCCGCAGCCGGAATGATGGCTACCACAGCTATGCAACTGGCTATCGATGCTTTTGGACCAATTGCCGATAACGCAGGTGGAATAGCAGAAATGAGCGGATTACCGAAAGAAGTCAGGGAACGTACAGACATGCTTGATGCCGTAGGAAATACCACCGCAGCTACAGGAAAAGGCTTTGCAATTGCCTCAGCAGCACTAACCTCTCTTGCCTTGTTTGCTGCATTCGCAGGAATTTCAGGTATTACCTCTATTGATATCTATAAAGCAAATGTACTGGCAGGCCTGTTCGTAGGTGGTATGATCCCTTTCATCTTCTCTTCTCTTTGTATTGCGGCAGTAGGCCGGGCAGCAATGGCCATGGTACAAGAAGTAAGGAGACAGTTTAAAGAAATCCCGGGGATTATGGAATATAAAGCCAAACCGGAATATGAAAAATGCGTTGCCATTTCTACAGAAGCCTCTATTCGTGAAATGATGCTTCCCGGGGCGATCGCCTTAATCGTACCTATTATTGTAGGTTTCACCTTTGGCCCCGAAGTACTCGGAGGTCTGCTTGCAGGGGTAACAGTTTCTGGCGTTTTGATGGGAATCTTCCAATCCAATGCCGGTGGTGCATGGGATAATGCGAAGAAATCATTTGAAAAAGGAGTTATGATTGAAGGCAAAATGGAATATAAAGGATCAGACCCGCATAAAGCATCCGTAACTGGAGATACTGTAGGAGATCCATTCAAAGACACTTCAGGCCCATCAATGAACATCCTGATCAAACTGATGTCTATCGTTTCGCTGATCATTGCACCACATATCGCTGTAGGAATCAGTAACCCTGGTACCACAGAGATCAGAAAAGAAATACAGATCAGTAAATCGACTGACTCCAAAGGAAAAATCAAGATTGATACCGTTAAAAATGTAACCGATACCCTGATCCATCCTTAA
- a CDS encoding amino acid permease translates to MLFKKSIPQLLAEANESGEGTLKRTLTSFNLVALGVGAIIGAGLFSLTGIASADNAGPAVILSFIIAAIGCGFAGLCYAEFASMIPVAGSAYTYSYATMGEFMAWIIGWDLVLEYALGSATVASSWSQYFSQFLLEFGIHFPTNLLHGPWEGGIVNLPAIIIVCLLSLLLMRGTKDSSSVNNVLVIVKVVVVLIFIILGWSFINPTNHHPFIPVNPGEEAVKAGTKGFFEFFASDDFGHFGISGILRGAGVVFFAFIGFDAVSTAAQEAKNPQKGMPIGIIGSLVVCTLLYVLFSYVMTGLENYTKFAGDAKPVATAFAQTGYTFLNRFLMIAILAGYTSVILVLLLGQSRVFYSMSKDGLLPKVFSELHPKNQTPWKTNLAFMVFVSIFAGFVPVSDLGHMVSIGTLFAFSLVCIGVLILRKTDPGLDRPFRTPWVPFVPVMGIIVCVLMMASLPIVSWERLAIWMALGVIIYMAYSKKHSKIRNEYKG, encoded by the coding sequence ATGTTATTTAAAAAATCTATCCCACAACTATTGGCTGAAGCGAATGAGAGTGGCGAGGGCACTTTAAAGCGTACCCTAACCAGTTTCAACCTGGTAGCTCTAGGCGTTGGTGCTATTATTGGTGCAGGATTATTCTCTCTTACAGGTATCGCATCGGCAGATAATGCCGGGCCTGCAGTAATATTATCCTTCATTATAGCCGCAATTGGTTGTGGATTTGCAGGTCTTTGTTATGCAGAATTTGCCTCTATGATTCCTGTTGCCGGCAGTGCTTATACTTACTCTTATGCTACAATGGGAGAATTTATGGCCTGGATCATTGGCTGGGATTTAGTTCTTGAATACGCCTTAGGCTCAGCTACAGTTGCCTCTAGCTGGTCTCAATACTTCTCACAGTTCCTGCTGGAATTCGGCATCCATTTCCCCACGAACCTATTACACGGCCCATGGGAAGGTGGAATCGTCAATCTGCCAGCAATTATAATTGTTTGTTTATTATCCTTACTGCTGATGAGAGGTACCAAAGACTCTTCATCTGTCAATAACGTATTGGTTATTGTGAAAGTAGTAGTGGTATTGATCTTTATTATTTTAGGATGGAGCTTTATCAACCCAACCAATCACCACCCGTTCATCCCGGTTAACCCAGGTGAAGAAGCTGTTAAAGCAGGGACTAAAGGTTTCTTTGAATTCTTTGCCAGTGATGACTTCGGACACTTCGGTATCAGTGGTATCCTGCGTGGTGCAGGTGTTGTTTTCTTTGCCTTTATCGGTTTTGATGCCGTAAGTACAGCAGCACAGGAAGCTAAAAACCCACAAAAAGGGATGCCGATCGGTATTATCGGTTCATTGGTTGTATGTACCTTATTATATGTATTGTTCTCCTACGTGATGACAGGACTGGAAAACTATACCAAATTTGCTGGTGATGCCAAACCAGTTGCTACAGCCTTCGCGCAAACAGGATATACTTTCTTAAACCGCTTTTTAATGATAGCCATTCTTGCTGGTTATACCTCAGTAATCCTGGTACTGCTCTTAGGACAAAGCCGTGTATTCTACAGTATGAGTAAAGACGGATTATTGCCTAAAGTATTCTCAGAATTACATCCCAAAAATCAGACTCCATGGAAAACCAATCTGGCATTCATGGTCTTCGTTAGTATTTTTGCAGGTTTTGTACCCGTATCAGACTTAGGTCACATGGTGAGTATTGGTACCTTATTTGCCTTCTCACTGGTTTGTATCGGTGTATTGATTTTAAGAAAAACAGATCCTGGACTGGACAGACCTTTCCGTACTCCATGGGTTCCGTTCGTACCTGTTATGGGTATTATTGTTTGTGTACTGATGATGGCTTCCCTGCCTATTGTAAGCTGGGAACGTTTAGCAATCTGGATGGCCTTAGGTGTTATCATTTACATGGCCTATAGTAAAAAACACAGCAAGATCAGAAATGAGTACAAAGGATAA
- a CDS encoding amino acid permease produces MLFKKSIPQLLAEANESGEGTLKRSLTSFNLVALGVGAIIGAGLFSLTGIAAADNAGPAVILSFIIAAVGCGFAGLCYAEFASMIPVAGSAYTYSYATMGEFMAWIIGWDLVLEYALSAATVASSWSQYFSQFLLEFGIHFPQNLLHGPWEGGIINVPAIVIVCLLSLLLMRGTKDSSSVNNVLVIVKVAVVLIFIILGWSFINPANHHPFIPVNPGEDAVKAGTRGFMEFFSSDDFGHFGISGVLRGAGVVFFAFIGFDAVSTAAQEAKNPQKGMPIGIIGSLIVCTLLYVLFSYVMTGLENYTKFAGDAKPVATAFAQTGYTFLNRFLMIAILAGYTSVILVMLLGQSRVFYSMSKDGLLPKIFSDLHPKNQTPWKTNLVFMVFVSIFTGFVPVSDLGHMVSIGTLFAFSLVCIGVLILRKTNPELERPFRTPWVPLVPILGIVVCVLMMASLPIVSWERLAIWMALGVVIYYAYSKKHSKIRKEYNDSLLK; encoded by the coding sequence ATGTTATTTAAAAAATCTATCCCACAATTATTAGCTGAGGCAAATGAGAGTGGCGAGGGTACGCTAAAACGTTCTTTAACCAGTTTCAACTTAGTTGCCTTAGGCGTTGGTGCTATCATTGGTGCAGGATTATTCTCTCTTACAGGTATCGCAGCAGCAGACAATGCTGGTCCGGCAGTAATATTATCCTTTATCATTGCAGCAGTTGGTTGTGGTTTCGCAGGTCTTTGTTATGCAGAATTTGCCTCTATGATTCCTGTTGCCGGTAGTGCTTATACTTACTCTTATGCCACAATGGGAGAATTTATGGCCTGGATCATTGGCTGGGATTTAGTCCTTGAATATGCATTAAGTGCGGCTACCGTTGCTTCCAGCTGGTCCCAATACTTCTCACAGTTCCTGTTAGAATTCGGTATACATTTTCCTCAAAACCTGTTACACGGCCCATGGGAAGGTGGAATAATTAATGTGCCAGCAATTGTTATTGTTTGCTTATTATCCCTGTTATTAATGAGAGGCACTAAAGACTCTTCCTCTGTCAATAACGTATTGGTTATTGTGAAAGTAGCAGTAGTATTGATCTTTATTATTTTAGGATGGAGCTTTATCAATCCTGCCAACCACCACCCATTTATCCCGGTTAACCCAGGAGAAGACGCTGTGAAAGCAGGCACAAGAGGATTCATGGAATTCTTTTCGAGTGATGACTTCGGGCACTTTGGTATTAGCGGTGTATTACGTGGAGCAGGTGTTGTGTTTTTTGCCTTTATCGGTTTTGATGCCGTAAGTACAGCAGCACAGGAAGCTAAAAACCCACAAAAAGGAATGCCAATTGGTATTATCGGTTCCCTGATTGTTTGTACCTTATTATATGTATTGTTCTCTTACGTGATGACAGGACTGGAAAACTACACCAAATTTGCTGGTGATGCCAAACCAGTTGCCACTGCCTTTGCACAAACAGGCTATACCTTCTTAAACCGCTTTTTAATGATTGCCATTCTTGCTGGTTATACCTCAGTAATCCTGGTGATGTTATTAGGACAAAGCCGTGTGTTCTACAGCATGAGTAAAGATGGATTATTACCTAAAATATTCTCAGACCTTCACCCTAAAAACCAGACTCCATGGAAAACCAACCTTGTGTTTATGGTTTTCGTAAGTATCTTCACTGGCTTTGTGCCCGTATCAGACTTAGGCCACATGGTAAGTATCGGTACCTTATTTGCCTTCTCACTGGTTTGTATTGGTGTATTGATCCTGAGAAAAACAAATCCTGAACTTGAAAGACCATTCCGTACCCCATGGGTTCCTTTGGTTCCTATCTTAGGTATCGTAGTTTGTGTACTGATGATGGCTTCCCTGCCTATCGTAAGCTGGGAACGTTTAGCAATCTGGATGGCCCTGGGTGTAGTTATCTATTACGCTTACAGCAAGAAACATAGCAAAATCAGAAAAGAATATAATGACAGCTTATTGAAATAA
- a CDS encoding MarC family protein — protein MKFNLSQILSTSMVLFAIIDILGAIPVVIQLRSKAGHIESEKATIVATSLMIIFLFAGETLLKIIGLDVQSFAIAGSLVIFCIAMEMVLGLTLFHEDAPETVSIVPLAFPLIAGAGTMTTLLSLKTEYDTQNIIVGILINMTFVYFVLKNTERLEKLFGKSGLNVLRKAFGVILLAIAIKLFRSNTGL, from the coding sequence ATGAAATTCAATCTAAGTCAAATACTCTCAACCTCAATGGTTTTGTTTGCGATCATTGATATCTTAGGTGCTATTCCTGTAGTAATCCAGCTCCGCAGTAAAGCTGGTCATATCGAGTCAGAAAAAGCGACAATTGTGGCGACTTCGCTCATGATTATTTTTCTTTTCGCAGGAGAAACCCTCTTGAAGATTATCGGGCTGGATGTACAATCTTTTGCCATTGCCGGTTCCCTGGTTATCTTTTGTATCGCCATGGAAATGGTCTTAGGACTTACCCTATTTCATGAAGACGCTCCCGAAACGGTTTCTATCGTTCCTTTAGCCTTTCCGCTGATTGCAGGTGCAGGAACCATGACAACCTTGCTCTCCCTTAAAACCGAATACGATACCCAAAATATCATTGTCGGTATCCTGATCAATATGACATTCGTTTACTTTGTACTAAAGAACACCGAACGTCTGGAAAAGCTATTTGGAAAATCAGGGTTAAATGTATTGAGAAAGGCATTTGGTGTCATCTTACTCGCTATTGCAATTAAGCTATTCAGAAGTAACACAGGCTTATAA